From Stenotrophomonas nitritireducens, the proteins below share one genomic window:
- the dcm gene encoding DNA (cytosine-5-)-methyltransferase, with amino-acid sequence MNTYQLIDLSLQRFSPKEVAQALGVDPKTVRRWQTRETEPKPYIADAIRQRLLPFGEPPAGEGKFRFIDLFAGIGGIRTAFEKQGGRCVFTSEWDPYAVKTYRANFHDGEGHMFASDITKVHESDVPDHDVLLAGFPCQPFSIAGVSKKNALGRPHGFSDKTQGTLFFDVARIIAEKKPRAFLLENVKNLMSHDKGRTFSTIIDVLQNELGYHVHHRVINGKHFGPQHRERIIIVGFREETPFTWDDLDLPDIGFAPKMGSVMHRQDGSEPADAPYIGGVKGKVLDKYTLSDKLWEYLQNYAAKHREKGNGFGFGLVTPETTCRTLSARYYKDGSEILISQGSKKNPRRLTPRECARLMGFDDNFRIPVSDTRAYKQFGNSVVVPVISEVARIMVPHLLQESASEPAKPAKKRAKA; translated from the coding sequence ATGAATACGTACCAATTGATCGACCTTTCCCTCCAACGCTTCAGCCCGAAGGAGGTCGCCCAGGCACTGGGAGTCGATCCGAAGACTGTCCGCCGCTGGCAGACCCGCGAAACCGAACCAAAGCCCTACATTGCCGACGCCATCCGTCAGCGCCTCCTGCCTTTCGGCGAGCCTCCAGCAGGTGAAGGTAAATTCCGCTTCATCGATCTGTTTGCTGGCATTGGTGGCATCCGTACGGCCTTCGAGAAGCAGGGCGGCCGTTGCGTGTTCACCAGCGAGTGGGACCCTTACGCGGTAAAGACCTATCGAGCGAACTTCCATGATGGGGAGGGCCATATGTTCGCCTCCGACATCACCAAGGTCCACGAAAGTGACGTTCCCGACCACGACGTTCTGCTTGCAGGGTTCCCCTGCCAGCCGTTCTCCATTGCAGGTGTTTCGAAAAAGAACGCACTGGGCCGTCCCCATGGTTTCTCGGACAAGACGCAAGGTACGCTCTTCTTCGACGTAGCCCGCATCATTGCCGAGAAGAAGCCCCGCGCGTTCCTGCTGGAGAACGTCAAGAACCTGATGAGCCATGACAAGGGCCGCACATTCTCGACCATCATCGACGTGCTGCAGAACGAGCTTGGTTATCACGTCCACCACAGAGTGATCAACGGCAAGCACTTCGGCCCACAGCATCGCGAGCGCATCATCATCGTCGGGTTCCGCGAAGAAACTCCGTTCACCTGGGACGATCTTGATCTGCCTGACATTGGCTTCGCGCCAAAGATGGGATCAGTGATGCACCGCCAGGACGGCTCCGAGCCCGCCGACGCCCCTTACATCGGCGGTGTCAAGGGTAAGGTTCTGGACAAGTACACACTGTCCGACAAACTCTGGGAGTACCTGCAGAACTATGCGGCCAAGCATAGAGAAAAAGGCAACGGCTTCGGTTTTGGCCTTGTCACCCCCGAAACAACCTGCCGCACGCTGTCTGCCCGTTACTACAAGGATGGCTCCGAGATCCTGATCTCGCAGGGCTCGAAGAAAAATCCTCGGCGCCTGACACCGCGTGAGTGCGCGCGCCTGATGGGCTTCGATGACAACTTCCGCATTCCGGTCTCCGATACCCGTGCTTACAAGCAGTTCGGCAACTCGGTAGTGGTCCCGGTAATCAGCGAGGTTGCGCGGATCATGGTTCCCCACCTCCTGCAGGAGTCCGCTTCGGAGCCGGCAAAGCCAGCGAAGAAGAGGGCCAAGGCCTGA
- a CDS encoding type II restriction endonuclease, translated as MKQGSLSEYFQGVAAKRLTEVEANVLRSNQHEFNGVRALREMLGEPNQRVPYPSKMMYLSDSEPEPIVEDALLTWYDARQKAREERGVMRDEYRLYFPSTSVSANFGAGDVLVIAHCQDGSLLLIVAKSGSSVGQQIEWLFGVDTSGVRYVLRSENDFDKQQLSFASRVILETIGLDPGWLDDSHLDEMINLFGESFPTTLQFSAFSRSKCMSVDTLADPDHALMAWMEKEEQLFRALENHIVSKRLKEGFLSGDGKPDVDSFISYSLSVQNRRKSRVGLTLENHLEHIFKANLLRHSRTARTENRSKPDFLFPSQNSYLDLSFDSQRLIMLGVKSTCKDRWRQVLTEADRVEHKHLLTLEAPISTHQLYEMRAKKLALVVPSNLHDAYPKSDRGYLISLAQFIQEVQTSQNGL; from the coding sequence ATGAAACAAGGAAGTCTGTCTGAGTATTTCCAAGGCGTGGCTGCAAAGCGGCTTACGGAGGTGGAAGCGAACGTACTCAGATCAAATCAGCATGAGTTCAATGGCGTAAGAGCACTACGTGAAATGTTGGGAGAGCCCAACCAGCGAGTGCCGTATCCCTCAAAGATGATGTATTTGAGCGATAGCGAGCCTGAGCCCATCGTTGAGGATGCGTTACTGACTTGGTACGACGCCCGGCAGAAGGCTCGGGAGGAACGCGGAGTGATGCGAGATGAGTATCGCCTCTACTTCCCCAGCACATCGGTATCCGCAAATTTCGGCGCTGGTGATGTTCTTGTCATTGCACACTGCCAAGACGGCTCTCTTCTGCTGATTGTTGCGAAAAGCGGATCGAGCGTTGGGCAGCAGATTGAGTGGTTGTTCGGCGTGGACACCAGCGGCGTCCGTTATGTTCTCAGATCAGAGAACGATTTCGACAAGCAGCAGCTCAGTTTCGCATCCAGGGTAATTCTCGAAACTATCGGCCTAGATCCCGGGTGGCTCGACGACAGCCATTTGGATGAGATGATCAATCTCTTCGGAGAGTCCTTTCCCACGACACTTCAGTTTTCTGCGTTTAGCAGATCCAAGTGCATGAGCGTCGATACCCTCGCAGACCCAGATCATGCGCTGATGGCATGGATGGAGAAGGAGGAGCAACTATTCCGCGCTTTGGAAAACCACATTGTCTCCAAGCGCCTGAAGGAAGGATTTCTTTCTGGAGACGGTAAGCCCGACGTGGACTCGTTCATCTCCTATTCTCTTTCTGTCCAAAATCGAAGAAAGAGCCGCGTAGGTCTGACGCTTGAGAACCACCTCGAGCATATATTCAAAGCAAACCTGCTCAGGCACTCCAGGACCGCCCGTACAGAGAACCGCTCGAAGCCCGATTTTCTGTTCCCGAGTCAAAACAGCTATCTTGACCTGAGCTTTGATTCGCAACGGCTGATCATGCTGGGCGTGAAGTCGACATGTAAGGATCGGTGGAGACAAGTGCTTACTGAAGCCGACCGAGTGGAGCACAAGCATCTCCTTACACTCGAGGCCCCAATCTCTACCCATCAATTGTACGAGATGAGGGCGAAGAAGCTTGCGCTAGTCGTTCCTTCAAACCTCCACGATGCCTACCCCAAGAGCGACCGTGGGTACTTGATTTCACTCGCGCAATTCATCCAAGAGGTGCAGACGAGTCAGAACGGCCTCTGA
- a CDS encoding GGDEF domain-containing protein gives MIATLLVGMLCVYLLSFTVMFLLISRRLQDENMGMDVFGVGNLMLGGAYVLQLLEGAPGWSWLSMLNHTLTLCSLLAYCVGGARFFGRSTPLAVPLLCLAVGYSLVQILVNWAFGPVARYVMLAGVCAVSFVAMVAMLLYGVRSFAKDLRGEVLLFAGLISGICVLNVIKLSKLLSGGFEAVSNDGRFSMVFYVYMCSLATILPPSIVWLVLRRLTDSLRTVAARDPLTHLLNRRGLSTALDACFRRPGTTARLLLVDLDHFKNINDSYGHHVGDEVLCGVADALRASVRKDDLVCRLGGEEFAVICVGADDASVLRLAERVRSSIEQKVMLQGALYAQLRCTVTIGVSDSFGSEAALGQAMQQADAALYRGKHTGRNRVEHNQGPSRRNATLDTVH, from the coding sequence ATGATCGCCACCCTCCTAGTCGGCATGCTCTGCGTTTACCTGCTGAGCTTCACCGTGATGTTTCTGCTCATCAGTCGTCGGCTGCAGGACGAGAACATGGGCATGGACGTCTTTGGCGTGGGCAACCTCATGCTGGGTGGCGCCTATGTGCTGCAGTTGCTGGAAGGGGCGCCGGGCTGGAGTTGGCTGAGCATGCTCAACCACACGCTCACGCTGTGCTCGCTGCTGGCGTATTGCGTGGGGGGGGCGCGGTTCTTTGGCCGCTCGACACCGCTTGCGGTGCCGCTGCTGTGCCTGGCTGTGGGTTACAGCCTGGTGCAGATCCTGGTGAACTGGGCCTTCGGCCCGGTGGCGCGCTATGTGATGTTGGCCGGTGTCTGCGCGGTGTCCTTCGTCGCGATGGTGGCGATGCTGTTGTACGGCGTGCGCAGCTTCGCCAAGGATCTGCGCGGCGAAGTGTTGTTGTTTGCCGGCCTGATCAGCGGCATCTGCGTTTTGAACGTGATCAAGCTCAGCAAGCTGTTGTCCGGCGGCTTTGAGGCGGTGAGCAACGATGGCCGGTTCTCTATGGTCTTCTACGTCTACATGTGTTCGCTGGCGACCATCCTGCCGCCGTCGATTGTGTGGTTGGTGCTGCGGCGCCTTACCGACAGCTTGCGGACCGTTGCAGCCCGCGATCCGCTGACCCATCTGCTCAACCGTCGCGGTCTGAGTACGGCGCTGGACGCCTGCTTCCGGCGGCCGGGAACCACGGCTCGGCTGCTGTTGGTCGATCTGGATCACTTCAAGAACATCAACGACAGCTACGGCCATCATGTGGGTGATGAGGTGCTGTGCGGGGTGGCCGACGCGCTGCGCGCCTCGGTGCGCAAGGACGACCTGGTCTGCAGGCTGGGCGGCGAGGAGTTCGCGGTGATCTGTGTGGGCGCCGATGATGCGTCCGTGCTGCGCCTGGCCGAGCGCGTGCGCAGCAGTATCGAGCAGAAGGTGATGCTGCAGGGCGCGCTCTACGCGCAGCTGCGTTGCACGGTGACCATCGGTGTATCAGACAGCTTTGGCAGCGAGGCGGCCTTGGGCCAGGCCATGCAGCAGGCCGATGCGGCGCTGTATCGCGGCAAGCACACCGGCCGCAACCGGGTGGAGCACAACCAGGGCCCGAGTCGGCGCAACGCTACGCTGGATACGGTTCACTAG
- a CDS encoding DNA glycosylase AlkZ-like family protein, whose product MAITLDHLRRYAVARSLFKPTTLMQAIAKLGFVQADPIRAPARAQDLTLRQRVVGYRAGDLERRYPRLPLEEDFFVNYGFLPHSHHALMHPRQARLEWTPARWKQAQAVQEFIAERGAVHPREVDAHFAHGKTTNWFGGSSNASTQLLDGMHYRGLLRVARRDGGTRVYAVHEAAPAVPAFDIDVRMDALIDLIVAKYAPLPDASLGQLVAYLGNGVPQWKDARKPALVRARQRLQRVRVDGVDWLWPADERAERRRWKPDAQVRLLTPFDPVVWDRRRFELLWGWAYRFEAYTPPAKRKLGYYALPLLWGDQVIGWGNLSVAGGALNAELRYVDGRPPRDVAFVRELDAELARMRVFLGLED is encoded by the coding sequence ATGGCCATCACCCTCGACCACCTGCGGCGCTATGCCGTCGCCCGCTCGCTGTTCAAGCCAACCACGCTGATGCAAGCCATCGCGAAGCTGGGCTTTGTCCAGGCCGATCCGATTCGTGCACCTGCACGGGCGCAGGATCTGACCCTGCGGCAGCGGGTGGTGGGCTACCGCGCAGGCGATCTGGAAAGGCGTTATCCGCGCTTGCCGTTGGAGGAAGATTTCTTCGTCAACTATGGCTTCCTACCGCACAGCCACCACGCGCTGATGCATCCGCGTCAGGCACGCTTGGAGTGGACGCCGGCGCGCTGGAAGCAGGCGCAGGCAGTGCAGGAATTCATCGCCGAGCGCGGTGCGGTACACCCGCGGGAAGTGGATGCCCACTTTGCACATGGCAAGACCACCAACTGGTTTGGTGGATCGTCCAATGCCAGCACGCAGTTGCTGGATGGCATGCATTATCGCGGCCTGCTGCGGGTGGCGCGGCGTGATGGCGGTACCCGCGTGTACGCGGTGCATGAGGCGGCACCGGCGGTGCCTGCGTTCGATATCGACGTACGCATGGATGCACTGATTGATCTCATTGTCGCCAAGTACGCACCCTTGCCGGACGCCAGCCTGGGGCAGCTGGTGGCCTACCTGGGCAATGGTGTCCCGCAGTGGAAGGATGCGCGCAAGCCGGCCCTGGTGCGGGCGCGTCAGCGCTTGCAGCGGGTGAGGGTGGATGGTGTGGATTGGCTGTGGCCGGCCGATGAGCGCGCCGAGCGCCGCCGTTGGAAGCCGGATGCGCAGGTACGGCTGTTGACGCCATTCGACCCGGTGGTATGGGACCGGCGTCGTTTCGAGCTGTTATGGGGCTGGGCCTATCGCTTCGAGGCGTATACCCCGCCGGCCAAGCGCAAGTTGGGCTATTACGCCTTGCCGCTGTTGTGGGGCGATCAGGTGATTGGCTGGGGCAATCTGTCTGTTGCCGGTGGCGCATTGAATGCTGAACTCCGGTACGTCGACGGGCGGCCGCCGCGCGATGTCGCGTTTGTCCGCGAACTGGACGCAGAGCTGGCGCGGATGCGGGTATTCCTGGGCCTTGAAGATTGA
- a CDS encoding very short patch repair endonuclease, whose translation MVDSITPAQRSAQMSRIRGSNTKLEVLVRKGLHARGFRYRLGGAGLPGRPDIVLPKYRTVVFVHGCFWHGHDCSLYRLPKTRPEFWQAKIDGNRARDRRVKNQLKSLGWKVIEVWECTLRGLHSDGRSRALDEIASDVLKEH comes from the coding sequence TTGGTTGACAGCATTACTCCCGCACAGCGGTCCGCACAGATGTCGCGGATCCGTGGTTCGAATACCAAGCTGGAGGTCCTTGTACGCAAGGGCCTCCATGCGAGGGGATTCCGCTACCGCCTGGGTGGAGCTGGACTGCCTGGACGACCGGATATCGTGCTGCCGAAATACCGGACCGTGGTTTTTGTCCATGGATGCTTCTGGCATGGTCACGATTGCTCGTTGTACCGTCTACCCAAGACAAGACCGGAGTTCTGGCAAGCAAAGATTGATGGAAATAGAGCCCGAGACAGACGCGTCAAAAATCAGCTAAAGTCGCTGGGGTGGAAAGTAATAGAAGTATGGGAATGCACGCTCCGCGGACTGCATTCCGATGGACGAAGTAGGGCTTTAGATGAAATTGCGTCAGATGTACTGAAAGAGCACTAG